GCAACGTTTTCTTTCGCGTCAGGCGCAACCTGGCCTGCCTTCGCTGCTGCGTTGGCATCGCCGTTGCTGGAGCTAGAAGAGGATGCGTCAGCTGCATACGCCGCGCCGCCTGCCAGAGTCAGTGTGGTGGTCAGTAAAAGCGTCGCTAATTTATTCATTTTCATCATGATGCTCCTGTGCTGGTCGTCTAATGCCGCGCGGGACGTCGGCAGAATATGCGCGAACCCATCGCACGCTCAGTGGTGAAAGATGCCATACGTGCCATAAGTAGCAGCATGGAATAACGAAAAAATGTAAAACAAAGGTATTTACAGTTAAAAAGTGTAGTCGGGATGTGGCGACTTGCTACTTTTCCCACCACATTACGTGGATTCCAGGAATTATCCGGGCGAAGTGTAAAATCGCGTTTACACTACGGCGCGAGCGAGATAGATTGGTCAGATTGCTTTTCTTCTAAAAAACATGTTCACACTGGAAAGATCATGACTTATCAGAACGACGATTTACGCATCAAAGAGATCAATGAGTTACTCCCTCCTGTCGCGCTGCTTGAAAAATTCCCCGCTACCGAAACCGCTGCCAGAACGGTCTCCCAGGCGCGCCGGGCAATTCATCAAATCCTGCGCGGCAACGACGATCGCCTGTTAGTGGTCATCGGCCCCTGTTCCATTCACGATCCCGTGGCGGCAAAAGAGTATGCTTCGCGCCTGCTGGCACTGCGTGACGAACTGAAGGGCGAACTGGAAATCGTAATGCGCGTCTATTTTGAAAAACCGCGCACCACCGTTGGCTGGAAGGGGTTGATTAACGATCCGCATATGGATAACAGCTTCCGCATCAATGACGGCCTGCGTATTGCGCGCAAACTGCTGCTGGAGATTAACGACAGTGGGCTGCCGGCGGCAGGTGAGTTCCTCGATATGATCACCCCGCAATATATGGCGGATTTGATGAGCTGGGGCGCGATTGGCGCGCGCACGACCGAATCTCAGGTACACCGTGAGCTTGCCTCCGGCCTCTCTTGCCCGGTTGGTTTTAAGAACGGCACCGACGGCACCATTAAAGTAGCGATTGACGCTATCAATGCCGCTGGCGCGCCGCACTGCTTCCTCTCCGTGACCAAATGGGGTCACTCCGCCATCGTCAACACGGCGGGCAACGGCGATTGCCACATTATTCTGCGCGGCGGCAAAGAGCCGAACTACAGCGCGAAGCATGTCGCTGAAGTGAAGGCAGGGCTGGAAAAAGCGGGCTTACCGGCGCAGGTGATGATTGATTTCAGCCATGCGAACTCCAGTAAGCAGTTTAAAAAGCAGATGGACGTGAGCGCCGATGTTTGCCAGCAGATCGCGGGCGGTGACAAGGCGATCATGGGCGTGATGATTGAGAGCCACCTGGTGGAAGGCAACCAGAGCCTTGAGAGCGGCGATGCGTTGGTTTACGGCAAAAGCGTGACCGATGCCTGTATCGGCTGGGAAGATACCGACGCGGTGCTGCGCCAGTTAGCGCAAGCCGTTAAAGCACGCCGCGGTTAACGGGCCCTCTATTTTGTATGCCGGATGGCGGCTACGCCTTATCCGGCCTACGGTAACGAAGCCGCTGAAACCGCGTAGGCCGGATAAGCGTTTACGCGCCATCCGGCAATTTTACGCAGCAAAAAGCCCGGCAGCGCGAAGCATACCGGGCCTGAGAGTTGAAAGCCGGGCATCAACGTGCCCGGCTTTTTTTATTACTTCGCTTTACCCTGGTTTGCTACCGCAGCAGCTTTCGCGGCGATCTCATCCGCGTTACCCAGATAGTAGTGCTTAATCGGTTTGAAGTTTTCGTCGAACTCATACACCAGCGGTACGCCGGTCGGAATGTTCAGTTCGAGG
This Kosakonia cowanii JCM 10956 = DSM 18146 DNA region includes the following protein-coding sequences:
- the aroG gene encoding 3-deoxy-7-phosphoheptulonate synthase AroG, whose amino-acid sequence is MTYQNDDLRIKEINELLPPVALLEKFPATETAARTVSQARRAIHQILRGNDDRLLVVIGPCSIHDPVAAKEYASRLLALRDELKGELEIVMRVYFEKPRTTVGWKGLINDPHMDNSFRINDGLRIARKLLLEINDSGLPAAGEFLDMITPQYMADLMSWGAIGARTTESQVHRELASGLSCPVGFKNGTDGTIKVAIDAINAAGAPHCFLSVTKWGHSAIVNTAGNGDCHIILRGGKEPNYSAKHVAEVKAGLEKAGLPAQVMIDFSHANSSKQFKKQMDVSADVCQQIAGGDKAIMGVMIESHLVEGNQSLESGDALVYGKSVTDACIGWEDTDAVLRQLAQAVKARRG